One window of Clarias gariepinus isolate MV-2021 ecotype Netherlands chromosome 21, CGAR_prim_01v2, whole genome shotgun sequence genomic DNA carries:
- the LOC128509093 gene encoding histone H2B-like, with product MQRTSEFDVYQALEAELFILLLVSSRNNSTMPEPAKTAPKKGSKKAVTKTAGKGGKKRRKSRKESYAIYVYKVLKQVHPDTGISSKAMGIMNSFVNDIFERIAGESSRLAHYNKRSTITSREIQTAVRLLLPGELAKHAVSEGTKAVTKYTSSK from the exons ATGCAGCGGACGAGCGAATTTGATGTTTATCA GGCCCTCGAGGCAGAGCTGTTCATTCTTCTCTTAGTTTCATCGAGAAATAACAGCACCATGCCTGAGCCTGCCAAGACCGCCCCCAAGAAGGGCTCGAAGAAAGCCGTGACCAAGACCGCCGGCAAAGGAGGCAAGAAGCGCAGAAAGTCCAGGAAGGAGAGCTACGCCATCTACGTGTACAAAGTCCTGAAGCAGGTTCACCCCGACACCGGCATTTCGTCCAAGGCGATGGGGATCATGAATTCGTTCGTCAACGACATCTTCGAGCGCATTGCAGGTGAGTCCTCTCGTCTGGCTCACTACAACAAACGCTCCACCATCACTTCCAGGGAGATCCAGACCGCCGTGCGCCTGTTGCTGCCCGGTGAGTTGGCCAAGCACGCCGTGTCCGAGGGCACCAAGGCCGTGACTAAATACACCAGCTCCAAGTAA
- the LOC128509094 gene encoding histone H2B-like codes for MQRTSEFDVYQALEAEQFILLLVSSRNNSTMPEPAKTAPKKGSKKAVTKTAGKGGKKRRKSRKESYAIYVYKVLKQVHPDTGISSKAMGIMNSFVNDIFERIAGESSRLAHYNKRSTITSREIQTAVRLLLPGELAKHAVSEGTKAVTKYTSSK; via the exons ATGCAGCGGACGAGCGAATTTGATGTTTATCA GGCCCTCGAGGCAGAGCAGTTCATTCTTCTCTTAGTCTCATCGAGAAATAACAGCACCATGCCTGAGCCTGCCAAGACCGCCCCCAAGAAGGGCTCGAAGAAAGCCGTGACCAAGACCGCCGGCAAAGGAGGCAAGAAGCGCAGAAAGTCCAGGAAGGAGAGCTACGCCATCTACGTGTACAAAGTCCTGAAGCAGGTTCACCCCGACACCGGCATTTCGTCCAAGGCGATGGGGATCATGAATTCGTTCGTCAACGACATCTTCGAGCGCATTGCAGGTGAGTCCTCTCGTCTGGCTCACTACAACAAACGCTCCACCATCACTTCCAGGGAGATCCAGACCGCCGTGCGCCTGTTGCTGCCCGGTGAGTTGGCCAAGCACGCCGTGTCCGAGGGCACCAAGGCCGTGACTAAATACACCAGCTCCAAGTAA
- the LOC128509743 gene encoding histone H2A-like, whose protein sequence is MSGRGKTGGKARAKAKTRSSRAGLQFPVGRVHRLLRKGNYAERVGAGAPVYLAAVLEYLTAEILELAGNAARDNKKTRIIPRHLQLAVRNDEELNKLLGGVTIAQGGVLPNIQAVLLPKKTEKPAKAK, encoded by the coding sequence ATGTCTGGAAGAGGTAAGACCGGTGGAAAGGCTCGTGCTAAGGCCAAGACTCGCTCATCCAGAGCCGGACTGCAGTTCCCCGTGGGCCGAGTCCACAGGCTTCTCCGTAAAGGGAACTACGCTGAGCGCGTTGGTGCCGGCGCTCCGGTCTACTTGGCCGCTGTGCTGGAGTATCTGACTGCTGAGATCCTGGAGTTGGCTGGTAACGCCGCCCGCGACAATAAGAAGACCCGTATCATCCCCCGGCACCTGCAGTTGGCCGTGCGTAACGATGAGGAGCTGAACAAACTGCTCGGCGGAGTGACCATCGCTCAGGGTGGTGTGCTGCCCAACATCCAGGCTGTGCTTCTGCCCAAGAAGACCGAGAAGCCGGCCAAGGCCAAGTAA